Proteins encoded by one window of Triplophysa rosa linkage group LG19, Trosa_1v2, whole genome shotgun sequence:
- the LOC130570369 gene encoding olfactory receptor 1361-like, producing MDNATFRYSLLLVEGLKIPPQSNHLAFIFLLIAYIFIMIFNIGILIQISTEKSLHEPMYILFCQLPINDMMGASTVIPRILKDILTDPSGRYITYVDCVSQAFFTHLYGTNAHTILMIMAFDRYVAICNPLRYTSIMTGKMVVKLSAGAWGVSFVMVGILIGLTARLSHCRSMIQNHICDNPSLFKLSCENVVINNVYGLTFTVVLLTTSMGSVFVTYVRIAMICIKSKNKATNSKAIKTCSTHLSVYLIMLICGFLPIILHRFPENLEGRQISTLLFYIIPCSLNPIIYGLQSKEIRQKIFKRFTKI from the coding sequence ATGGACAACGCGACATTCAGATACAGCCTACTCTTAGTGGAGGGACTGAAGATTCCACCTCAGTCAAACCATCTTGCATTTATCTTTCTTTTGATCGCTtacatatttataatgataTTTAACATTGGGATTTTGATTCAGATCTCGACAGAAAAAAGTTTACATGAGCCCATGTACATTCTGTTCTGCCAGTTACCAATTAATGATATGATGGGGGCAAGTACTGTTATACCACGCATACTAAAGGACATTTTAACTGATCCCTCTGGACGCTACATCACCTATGTGGACTGTGTTTCCCAagctttttttacacatttgtaTGGAACAAACGCCCACACTATTCTCATGATCATGGCCTTTGACAGATATGTGGCGATATGCAATCCATTACGATACACATCAATAATGACCGGTAAAATGGTTGTAAAATTATCTGCAGGAGCCTGGGGTGTTTCTTTTGTGATGGTGGGGATTCTGATCGGCCTGACTGCACGTCTGTCTCACTGCAGATCAATGATTCAAAACCACATTTGTGACAATCCCTCACTGTTTAAACTGTCCTGTGAAAATGTGGTGATCAATAATGTGTATGGATTAACttttactgtggttttactcaCCACTTCAATGGGAAGTGTATTCGTGACATATGTCAGGATTGCAATGATATgcataaaaagcaaaaacaaagcaACAAACAGCAAAGCCataaaaacctgcagcactcatttgtctgtttatttaattatgctGATATGTGGATTTTTGCCAATTATCCTCCATCGTTTCCCAGAAAACCTGGAAGGAAGACAAATATCAACTTTACTTTTCTATATTATACCCTGTAGCTTAAATCCCATAATATATGGCTTACAATCCAAGGAAATAAGACAAaagatttttaaacgttttactaaaatt